A single window of Flavobacterium sp. 140616W15 DNA harbors:
- a CDS encoding PASTA domain-containing protein yields the protein MSLRKYLTSRVFFTQILIAVAIIAVLGYLFMHWLTFTTDHGHEIEVPDLKKLTEEQVEAKLDGLDLDYVLLDSVDYKSDFPKYSVVEQDPLPGTKVKVGRKIYIKINSSGFSSVRIPDLIEKTYREAVPTLKALGLQEGTITYIPNLGKDMVLEMRYKGRNLKVGDRVLKSSKIDLVLGDGKASYLDESQPADSLAVPEDEKTANEQ from the coding sequence ATGAGTTTACGTAAGTATCTAACTAGCCGAGTATTTTTTACGCAAATACTAATTGCTGTTGCAATTATTGCAGTTTTGGGGTATTTGTTTATGCACTGGCTGACATTTACCACTGATCACGGACATGAAATTGAAGTACCTGATTTGAAAAAATTGACAGAAGAGCAAGTTGAGGCAAAATTGGACGGTCTGGATTTGGATTACGTGCTTTTGGATAGTGTAGATTACAAAAGTGATTTCCCTAAATATAGTGTTGTTGAGCAAGATCCTTTGCCTGGAACAAAAGTAAAAGTGGGGAGAAAGATTTATATTAAAATAAATTCTTCCGGTTTTTCATCAGTTCGTATTCCGGATTTAATTGAAAAAACATATCGTGAAGCAGTACCAACCTTAAAAGCATTAGGACTTCAAGAAGGTACAATTACCTATATTCCTAACCTTGGAAAAGACATGGTCTTGGAGATGCGTTACAAAGGAAGAAATTTAAAAGTAGGAGATCGTGTACTGAAATCATCAAAAATTGATTTGGTTTTGGGCGATGGAAAAGCAAGTTATTTAGATGAAAGTCAACCGGCAGATTCTCTAGCAGTGCCTGAAGATGAAAAAACAGCAAATGAACAATAA
- a CDS encoding dihydrodipicolinate synthase family protein yields the protein MKNTLFKGIIAYPITPFDKDEKVDIVLYKKLLERLIVSGSHGVAPLGSTGVMPYLTDEEKEAITEATIAQVNGRVPVLVGVSNLTTEKTIYHAKFAEKAGSDAVMIIPMSYWKLTDDEIVQHYDAVAKQISIPIMAYNNPATGGVDMSPALLKRLLEIPNVTMIKESSGDVQRMHYLKRELGDDVAFFNGSNPLALAAFSAGATGWCTAAPNLIPELNVDLYNAIQKNDLQEAQKVFYKQLNLLKFIVNKGLPRTIKAGLKIKGIDGGFLRSPLKPLTESEIAELELIFKELE from the coding sequence ATGAAAAACACATTGTTTAAAGGTATTATTGCCTATCCGATTACTCCGTTTGACAAAGACGAAAAAGTAGATATTGTATTGTACAAAAAGCTATTAGAAAGATTGATTGTTTCTGGATCTCATGGTGTTGCTCCGCTAGGAAGTACAGGTGTTATGCCGTATTTGACAGATGAAGAAAAAGAAGCAATTACTGAAGCTACTATAGCACAAGTTAATGGTAGGGTTCCTGTTTTGGTGGGTGTGTCAAACCTAACTACTGAAAAAACAATTTATCATGCTAAGTTTGCTGAAAAAGCAGGTTCAGATGCAGTTATGATCATTCCGATGAGTTATTGGAAACTTACAGATGATGAAATTGTACAACATTATGATGCAGTTGCCAAGCAAATTTCGATTCCTATAATGGCGTACAATAATCCTGCAACGGGTGGAGTAGATATGTCTCCTGCATTATTAAAAAGATTATTGGAGATTCCGAATGTTACTATGATTAAGGAAAGTAGTGGAGATGTGCAAAGAATGCATTATTTAAAAAGGGAACTTGGCGATGATGTCGCATTTTTTAATGGATCAAATCCGTTGGCATTAGCAGCATTTTCTGCTGGGGCAACAGGATGGTGTACTGCCGCACCAAATTTGATTCCAGAACTGAATGTTGATTTGTACAATGCTATTCAGAAAAATGATTTACAGGAAGCTCAAAAGGTATTTTATAAGCAATTAAATCTTTTAAAATTCATTGTAAACAAAGGTTTGCCAAGAACAATTAAAGCTGGTTTGAAAATAAAAGGGATTGATGGAGGTTTTTTAAGAAGCCCGTTGAAACCATTAACTGAAAGTGAAATAGCTGAATTGGAGTTGATTTTTAAGGAATTAGAGTAA
- the coaD gene encoding pantetheine-phosphate adenylyltransferase, whose amino-acid sequence MRKAIFPGSFDPITLGHEDIIKRGISLFDEIVIAIGVNAEKKYMFSLEERKHFIEETFKDEPKVTVITYEGLTIDLAKKQKAHFILRGLRNPADFEFEKAIAHTNRKLSKIETVFLLTAASTSYISSSIVRDVLRNGGEYEMLVPDAVRVQK is encoded by the coding sequence ATGAGAAAAGCCATATTTCCAGGATCATTTGATCCAATTACACTTGGACACGAAGACATCATTAAACGAGGAATTTCTCTATTTGATGAAATCGTAATTGCTATTGGTGTAAATGCCGAAAAAAAATACATGTTCTCACTCGAAGAAAGAAAGCATTTTATCGAAGAAACATTCAAAGATGAACCCAAAGTAACCGTAATTACCTATGAAGGACTTACAATTGATTTGGCCAAAAAACAAAAAGCCCATTTTATTTTAAGAGGTCTTCGTAATCCTGCCGATTTCGAATTTGAAAAAGCCATTGCACATACTAACAGAAAACTTTCTAAAATAGAAACCGTTTTTCTGCTTACCGCTGCCAGCACATCATATATCAGCTCAAGCATAGTTCGTGATGTACTTAGAAATGGTGGAGAATACGAGATGTTAGTTCCTGATGCAGTTAGAGTTCAGAAGTAA
- a CDS encoding DEAD/DEAH box helicase: protein MNKKHHSNNILLNLGIESLNEMQEVAQDAILNDNNVLLLSPTGSGKTLAFLLPVLELLQPEILSVQCLILVPSRELGLQIEQVWKKMGTDYKVNICYGGHSIDTEIKNLSNPPAVLIGTPGRIADHIDRGTFRLDKIQTLILDEFDKSLQLGFHEQMSFIIGKLPKLNKRVLVSATSDIEIPKYTRVINPTILDFIPEEEEKSNLSMKMVVSPSKDKIESLFNLICSLKSQSAIIFCNHRDAAERISDTLNEKGIYATYYHGGMDQDERERALIQFRNGSVSYLITTDLAARGLDIPEMNHVIHYHLPLKEDEFTHRNGRTARMLASGTAYIIVHESEKKLDYINYDMDVLKVDNATTLPKPPEFQTIYISGGKKTKLNKIDIVGFFSQKGKLEKGDLGLIEVKDFISFAAVKFNKVKDLLKNIKDEKMKGKKFKIEVARKVIKKEEE from the coding sequence ATGAATAAGAAACACCATTCGAATAATATACTTTTGAATTTAGGTATCGAAAGCCTAAATGAAATGCAAGAAGTTGCTCAGGATGCTATCCTGAACGACAATAATGTTTTACTACTTTCTCCAACTGGTTCTGGGAAAACACTAGCTTTTTTGCTGCCAGTTTTAGAATTACTACAACCCGAAATTCTTTCTGTACAATGTTTAATCCTTGTTCCTTCGCGTGAATTAGGATTGCAAATTGAACAGGTTTGGAAGAAAATGGGAACCGATTACAAAGTTAATATTTGTTACGGAGGCCATTCGATCGATACAGAAATTAAGAATTTAAGTAATCCACCAGCAGTTTTAATAGGAACTCCAGGTAGAATTGCTGATCATATTGATAGAGGAACTTTCCGTTTAGATAAAATTCAGACTTTAATTTTGGATGAATTTGATAAATCATTGCAATTGGGATTCCATGAGCAAATGTCTTTTATCATTGGTAAATTGCCAAAATTGAACAAACGTGTGTTAGTTTCGGCTACATCTGATATTGAAATTCCAAAATACACAAGAGTAATCAATCCAACGATTTTGGATTTTATTCCTGAGGAAGAAGAGAAATCGAATCTTTCGATGAAAATGGTTGTTTCTCCATCTAAAGACAAAATAGAAAGTTTGTTTAACCTGATATGTTCTTTAAAATCACAATCGGCTATTATTTTTTGTAACCATCGTGATGCTGCTGAACGTATTAGTGATACTCTAAACGAAAAAGGAATTTACGCGACATATTATCATGGCGGAATGGATCAGGATGAGCGTGAGCGTGCTTTGATTCAGTTTAGAAATGGTAGTGTGAGTTATTTAATCACAACCGATTTAGCTGCTCGTGGTCTTGATATTCCTGAGATGAACCATGTTATTCACTATCATTTACCATTAAAGGAAGATGAGTTTACACACCGTAACGGTCGTACTGCTCGTATGCTTGCATCGGGTACAGCTTATATTATCGTTCATGAAAGTGAGAAAAAATTAGACTATATTAATTATGATATGGATGTTTTAAAGGTCGACAATGCTACGACTTTACCTAAACCTCCAGAATTTCAGACAATATATATTAGTGGCGGAAAGAAAACCAAATTAAACAAAATAGATATTGTTGGATTCTTTTCTCAAAAAGGAAAACTTGAAAAAGGTGATTTGGGATTAATTGAAGTAAAAGATTTTATTTCATTTGCTGCCGTGAAATTCAATAAAGTAAAAGATTTGCTTAAAAACATTAAAGATGAGAAGATGAAAGGCAAAAAATTTAAAATTGAAGTAGCAAGAAAAGTAATTAAGAAGGAAGAGGAGTAA
- a CDS encoding SulP family inorganic anion transporter, whose translation MKQYFNLFDFTQKVNYKTEILAGLTVAMTMIPESLSFAILAGFPPLVGLYAAFIMGLITAVFGGRPGMVSGGAGATVIVLIALMNSHGLEYVFAAVALAGVLQILVGFFKWGKFIRLVPQPVMYGFVNGLAVVIFMSQLKQFKTVVNGEAVWLSGSPMFIMLGLVALTVAIVILFPKVTKAIPASLVAIIVVFGLVLGLGIQTKTVADIASISGGFPSFHLPNINWNFETLQLIFPYSLIMASVGLTEGLLTLNLVDELTGTKGNGNRECIAQGSANIVNGFFFGMGGCPMIAQTLVNISAGSRARLSGIIASLTILVIILFGAPVIEKLPMAALVGVMFMVAIGTFEWASFRIINKMPKHDIFVGIVVAVITIFMHNLALAVLIGVVISALVFAWESAKRIRARKYIDDNGVKHYEIFGPLFFGSAMAFMEKFDVNEDPDEVIIDFKESKIVDMSAIDAVNKITERYAKVNKTVRLYHLSEDCRLLLKNAAIIVDIVDDPTYKIATD comes from the coding sequence ATGAAGCAGTATTTTAACTTATTTGATTTTACACAAAAAGTAAATTATAAAACAGAAATCCTGGCAGGTTTAACTGTGGCAATGACTATGATTCCCGAATCACTTTCGTTTGCTATACTTGCTGGTTTTCCTCCCTTGGTTGGTTTATATGCTGCATTTATCATGGGATTGATTACGGCAGTTTTTGGTGGACGCCCAGGAATGGTTTCGGGTGGAGCAGGAGCAACGGTGATTGTATTGATTGCTTTGATGAATTCTCATGGTTTGGAATATGTTTTTGCTGCTGTAGCTTTAGCTGGAGTTTTGCAAATTTTGGTAGGTTTTTTTAAGTGGGGAAAATTTATTCGGTTGGTTCCTCAACCTGTAATGTATGGTTTTGTAAATGGTTTGGCTGTTGTGATTTTTATGTCGCAACTAAAACAATTTAAAACTGTTGTTAATGGGGAAGCTGTTTGGCTTTCGGGAAGTCCTATGTTTATTATGTTGGGACTGGTTGCTTTAACGGTAGCTATCGTAATTTTGTTTCCCAAAGTAACTAAAGCTATTCCAGCTTCGTTAGTAGCTATTATTGTGGTCTTTGGTTTGGTTCTGGGTTTAGGTATTCAGACAAAAACAGTCGCAGATATTGCTTCGATAAGCGGTGGTTTCCCTTCTTTTCATTTGCCTAATATTAATTGGAATTTTGAAACCTTACAATTAATATTCCCATATTCTTTGATTATGGCTTCTGTAGGTTTAACAGAAGGCTTACTGACATTAAACTTGGTTGATGAGCTTACGGGAACTAAAGGAAACGGAAATCGCGAATGTATTGCTCAAGGGAGCGCCAATATTGTAAATGGATTTTTCTTCGGGATGGGTGGCTGTCCAATGATTGCTCAAACGCTGGTGAATATTTCAGCAGGTTCCAGAGCTCGTTTATCGGGTATTATTGCGTCATTAACTATTCTTGTTATAATCTTGTTTGGAGCTCCTGTAATAGAAAAATTACCTATGGCTGCTTTGGTTGGTGTCATGTTTATGGTTGCGATAGGAACGTTTGAATGGGCTAGTTTTAGAATCATTAATAAAATGCCTAAACATGATATCTTTGTCGGAATTGTGGTAGCTGTGATTACTATTTTTATGCACAATCTAGCCTTGGCTGTTTTGATAGGTGTTGTTATTTCGGCATTGGTTTTTGCTTGGGAAAGCGCCAAACGCATTCGTGCCAGAAAATATATTGATGATAATGGAGTTAAACATTACGAGATATTTGGGCCTCTTTTTTTTGGTTCTGCAATGGCATTCATGGAGAAATTTGATGTTAATGAGGATCCTGATGAGGTAATTATAGATTTTAAAGAAAGTAAAATTGTTGATATGAGCGCTATTGATGCTGTAAATAAAATTACGGAGCGCTATGCTAAAGTAAATAAAACGGTTCGTTTGTATCATTTAAGCGAAGACTGTAGATTATTGCTTAAAAACGCTGCTATTA
- a CDS encoding cupin domain-containing protein, giving the protein METKKQFSSKDFHETFARPTFVMPEKLIHKNVEQEGVHNQFSTERKHPVFFIDLPSKNVSMTIGGLLPDQMTNRHRHTYETVLYVIEGHGYTEVEDVKVEWKAGDAVYIPSWAWHRHKNLSSEVSAKYIACENAPQLQNLGVALREEEGRDL; this is encoded by the coding sequence ATGGAAACTAAAAAACAATTTTCATCAAAAGACTTTCATGAAACATTTGCACGACCAACTTTTGTGATGCCAGAAAAATTAATACACAAAAATGTTGAGCAAGAGGGAGTTCATAACCAATTTTCTACGGAAAGAAAGCATCCTGTTTTCTTTATTGATCTTCCTAGTAAAAATGTAAGTATGACTATTGGTGGTTTATTGCCAGATCAAATGACAAACAGACACAGACATACTTATGAAACGGTATTGTATGTAATCGAGGGGCACGGTTATACCGAAGTTGAAGATGTAAAAGTAGAGTGGAAGGCTGGTGATGCTGTTTATATTCCGAGTTGGGCTTGGCACAGACACAAGAATTTGAGCAGTGAAGTATCGGCTAAATATATTGCTTGTGAAAACGCACCTCAGCTTCAGAATTTAGGAGTTGCATTACGTGAAGAAGAAGGAAGAGATCTTTAA
- a CDS encoding D-alanine--D-alanine ligase, translated as MKNIAIIMGGYSSEYQISLISGNVVYQYLDKTKYNGFRIHIFKEKWVYVDEKDTEFPIDKNDFSVTVNGNKITFDCVFNAIHGTPGEDGLMQAYFELLHIPQTSCDYYQAALTFNKRDLLSVLKPYGIKTAISYYLNKGDLINTDEIVKKVGLPCFVKPNKAGSSFGISKVKTAAELPIAIEVAYKEDNEIIIESFLDGTEVSVGVINYQGKVIVLPITEIVSDNDFFDYEAKYQGKSQEITPARISDELTQKVSEVAKRAYEVLKMKGFSRSEFIIVDNEPYMLEMNTIPGLTTESLIPQQAKAAGITLEDLFTNSIELALA; from the coding sequence ATGAAAAACATTGCCATTATCATGGGAGGATATTCTAGCGAATATCAAATATCACTAATCAGCGGAAACGTAGTATATCAATACCTTGATAAAACCAAATACAATGGTTTCCGAATCCATATTTTTAAAGAAAAATGGGTTTATGTAGATGAAAAAGATACCGAATTTCCGATAGATAAAAATGATTTTTCGGTTACAGTAAACGGAAATAAAATCACTTTCGACTGTGTATTCAACGCCATTCACGGAACACCAGGAGAAGATGGACTAATGCAAGCCTATTTTGAATTATTACACATTCCACAAACCTCTTGTGACTATTACCAAGCAGCATTAACCTTTAACAAACGTGATTTACTTTCTGTTTTAAAGCCATACGGAATAAAAACTGCTATTTCTTATTACCTAAACAAAGGAGATCTTATCAATACCGACGAAATTGTAAAAAAAGTAGGATTACCATGTTTTGTAAAACCAAATAAAGCAGGTTCAAGCTTCGGAATCTCAAAAGTAAAAACTGCAGCTGAGCTTCCTATTGCAATAGAAGTTGCCTACAAAGAAGATAACGAAATTATCATTGAAAGTTTCCTTGACGGAACCGAGGTTTCTGTTGGAGTAATTAATTACCAAGGAAAAGTTATCGTGTTACCAATTACCGAGATAGTTTCAGACAATGATTTCTTTGATTATGAAGCCAAATACCAAGGAAAATCACAAGAAATTACACCAGCAAGAATCTCTGACGAATTAACACAAAAAGTAAGTGAAGTAGCAAAACGCGCTTATGAAGTCTTAAAAATGAAAGGATTCTCAAGAAGCGAATTCATTATCGTTGACAACGAACCATATATGCTAGAAATGAACACCATTCCTGGCTTAACAACTGAAAGTTTGATTCCACAACAAGCAAAAGCAGCCGGAATCACATTAGAAGATTTGTTTACAAATTCAATAGAGTTAGCTTTGGCGTAG
- a CDS encoding alkylphosphonate utilization protein: MSIERELNKRSGSKCELCGATENLKVYQVLPTQKGGIDESVMACSTCIDQIENPDNVDLNHWRCLNDSMWNENVAVQVVAWRMLSRMRAAGWPQELLDMMYLDEDTLAWAQATGEGEDDENKIIHRDSNGVILEHGDSVVLIKDLKVKGSSMVAKQGTAVRNIRLDHENAEYIEGKVDGQQIVIITQYVKKI; the protein is encoded by the coding sequence ATGAGCATAGAAAGAGAATTAAACAAACGTAGCGGATCAAAATGTGAACTTTGTGGTGCAACCGAAAACCTAAAAGTATATCAAGTACTACCTACTCAAAAAGGCGGAATTGATGAAAGTGTAATGGCTTGCAGTACTTGTATAGATCAAATAGAGAATCCAGATAACGTAGATTTAAATCATTGGAGATGTTTAAATGACAGTATGTGGAACGAGAATGTTGCCGTACAAGTTGTAGCTTGGAGAATGTTAAGCAGAATGCGCGCAGCTGGATGGCCACAAGAATTATTAGACATGATGTACCTAGACGAAGACACTTTGGCGTGGGCACAAGCAACAGGAGAAGGTGAAGATGATGAGAATAAAATAATACACCGTGATAGCAATGGCGTAATTTTAGAACATGGAGATTCTGTAGTTTTAATTAAAGACTTAAAAGTAAAAGGATCTAGTATGGTAGCTAAGCAAGGAACTGCAGTACGTAACATCCGTTTAGACCATGAAAATGCCGAATACATCGAAGGAAAAGTAGACGGTCAGCAAATTGTAATTATTACACAATACGTGAAGAAAATATAA
- a CDS encoding PLP-dependent aminotransferase family protein — protein MLRPWQLEIQINNNSDKAIYLQIADAIIEAIKTGVLNNGNALPGSRQLAGLLKVNRNTVIEALDVLIAEGWLITMERKGTFVADILPIVTETTNHKRKIESITKEVKPLLVFDDGIPDSRIAPMNELARAYRQIFNRKSRWQIMGYSNELGNLEFRKAIVQMLNFKRGMNITPDEICITRGSQMAMYLASHCLFTKGDYIMVENPGYKPAWETFENAGAQLLPINVDKDGLIIDEVEEYLTKYKNIKAIYVTPHHQFPTTVTLSLKRRLKLVELSNTYGFTIIEDDYDNEFHFGQRPILPISSYNNAKNTVYIGTLSKIVAPALRIGYLVSNPETVEQVAKHRKIIDVQGDNIMEEAVLQLINEGEIKRHLKRTTVIYKAKRDYFETICNKYLKDKTTFVKPEGGLAFWIVPNSPVNIFEIADKLLLKGIKIMTPEKFSFNKPISGFRLGYASLTEQQIEEGIIELAKHL, from the coding sequence ATGTTAAGACCTTGGCAATTAGAAATTCAGATAAACAATAATTCTGATAAAGCAATTTATCTCCAAATCGCTGATGCAATTATTGAAGCTATAAAAACAGGAGTTCTCAATAACGGAAATGCTTTACCAGGAAGCAGGCAACTTGCTGGACTACTTAAAGTGAATAGAAATACAGTTATTGAAGCCTTAGATGTTCTCATAGCCGAAGGTTGGCTTATTACAATGGAAAGGAAAGGCACTTTTGTTGCCGATATTTTACCTATCGTTACCGAAACTACAAATCATAAGAGGAAAATTGAATCTATAACTAAAGAAGTAAAACCGCTTTTAGTTTTTGACGATGGTATTCCCGATAGTCGAATTGCGCCAATGAATGAACTGGCGAGGGCTTACAGACAGATTTTTAATCGAAAATCTCGCTGGCAGATAATGGGTTATAGCAACGAACTTGGGAATTTAGAATTCAGAAAAGCCATTGTTCAAATGCTAAATTTTAAAAGAGGAATGAATATTACTCCTGATGAGATATGTATTACCCGAGGAAGCCAAATGGCTATGTACCTCGCTTCCCATTGTTTGTTTACCAAAGGAGATTATATAATGGTCGAAAACCCTGGATACAAACCTGCTTGGGAAACATTTGAAAATGCCGGAGCTCAATTACTCCCTATAAATGTTGACAAAGATGGGTTGATAATTGATGAAGTCGAAGAATACCTAACGAAATACAAGAATATTAAAGCCATTTACGTTACACCGCACCATCAATTTCCAACGACTGTAACATTGAGCTTAAAAAGAAGATTAAAGCTCGTAGAATTATCCAATACATACGGTTTTACAATCATAGAAGATGATTATGACAACGAATTCCATTTCGGGCAAAGACCAATCTTACCTATTTCGAGTTACAACAATGCCAAAAACACGGTTTATATAGGAACATTAAGCAAAATTGTTGCGCCAGCATTGAGAATTGGTTATTTGGTAAGCAATCCAGAAACTGTAGAACAAGTGGCCAAACATCGAAAGATAATCGATGTACAAGGCGACAATATAATGGAAGAAGCAGTTTTACAACTGATAAATGAGGGTGAAATAAAAAGACACCTCAAAAGAACAACTGTCATTTACAAAGCCAAAAGAGATTATTTTGAAACCATTTGCAATAAATACCTAAAAGACAAAACAACTTTCGTAAAACCTGAAGGTGGCTTAGCCTTTTGGATTGTACCCAATTCACCCGTAAACATCTTCGAAATTGCAGATAAACTTCTTTTAAAAGGGATAAAAATCATGACACCCGAAAAGTTTAGCTTCAATAAACCCATATCAGGTTTCAGACTTGGCTACGCCTCCCTAACTGAACAACAAATCGAAGAGGGGATTATCGAACTCGCTAAACATTTGTGA
- a CDS encoding RluA family pseudouridine synthase, translating into MNNNNTDSLDLEEELYEHFRFEVPKGQAPLRIDKYLMGLIQNATRNKIQNAATEGNIFVNDVIVKSNYKVKAFDVVTVMLSHPPYENHIIPEDIPLNIVYEDDALLLINKEPGMVVHPGHGNYTGTLVHALAHHFDNLPMNSSERPGLVHRIDKDTSGLLVIAKTEAAMTHLAKQFEAKTSEREYIALVWGNVTEEQGTIEGNLARHLKDRMQMAVFADPEIGKPAVTHYKVLERFGYVTLISCQLETGRTHQIRAHMKHIGHPLFNDERYGGHLILKGTTFTKYKQFIDNCFKALPRQALHAKTLGFVHPTTGEMMRFDTELPDDFKDCIERWRNYSKSHNTDEDES; encoded by the coding sequence ATGAACAATAATAATACCGATAGTTTAGATTTAGAAGAAGAGTTATATGAGCATTTTAGATTTGAAGTTCCTAAAGGACAAGCGCCTTTACGAATCGACAAATATTTAATGGGCTTAATACAAAATGCAACCAGAAATAAGATTCAGAATGCTGCTACAGAGGGTAATATCTTTGTGAATGACGTTATTGTAAAGTCAAATTACAAAGTAAAAGCGTTTGATGTAGTTACGGTTATGTTATCACATCCTCCGTATGAAAATCATATTATTCCAGAGGATATTCCGCTGAACATTGTTTACGAAGATGACGCCTTGTTGTTAATCAATAAAGAGCCAGGAATGGTTGTGCATCCGGGACACGGAAATTATACAGGAACTTTGGTTCACGCTTTGGCACATCATTTTGATAACCTGCCTATGAACAGCAGTGAACGTCCAGGATTGGTTCATAGAATTGATAAGGATACTTCGGGACTTTTGGTTATTGCCAAAACAGAAGCTGCAATGACACATCTTGCCAAACAATTTGAAGCTAAAACTTCTGAAAGAGAGTATATTGCTTTGGTTTGGGGGAATGTTACTGAGGAGCAAGGAACTATTGAAGGTAATCTGGCAAGACACTTGAAAGACAGAATGCAAATGGCTGTTTTTGCTGATCCAGAGATTGGTAAGCCTGCTGTGACGCATTATAAAGTTTTGGAGCGTTTTGGTTATGTTACTTTGATTTCATGTCAGCTTGAAACAGGTAGAACTCACCAAATTCGTGCGCATATGAAACATATTGGTCATCCGCTTTTTAATGATGAGCGTTATGGTGGTCATTTGATTTTAAAAGGTACTACGTTTACGAAATACAAACAGTTTATTGATAATTGTTTTAAAGCTTTACCTAGACAAGCATTACATGCTAAAACTTTAGGTTTTGTTCATCCTACAACTGGTGAAATGATGCGTTTTGACACTGAATTACCCGATGATTTTAAAGATTGTATTGAAAGATGGAGGAATTACTCTAAATCGCATAATACTGATGAAGATGAAAGTTAA